TCCGCTTTTTGAGCGGCACCTCGAGGATGTCCCGGGCGGGCGAGTATGCATCGATGACAACCGGGATGCGGCGTTTCGTTCTCTCCCAGATCCACGCGACCAGCGCAGATGTGCCAGCCTCATCGAAAGGAGCGTCGACGGCCAGCTCAAGGTGCACGTATGTTTCGGAGAAAGCCGCAACGCCGATGGACACCTTGGTTTGCTCAGGGTTCATGTCCACACCAAGTGCGGCCATCGGCCATTCATCGTCCGGGTCCGTTATCTTTCGGTCAGCCCAATGCTTGAACGCGCGCTTCCCGGCCTCCGTGGGCGTCGGCCACATATTCAGCCGCTCACGCGCGTAGGACCGCGGGGAGAACTCATTGAGCTCGTCCTGGATCGTCTCCAAGGAAATGCGGATACCCAGCGCCGGGTTGGCGTCCGCGGCGTTCCGCATGTCCCGAACGAACTCGGCAATCCCAGGTTCGGTCATCTTGTCGACGTCACCCTTGGCGGAATGTTCCACCCACGCTGCGCGCCGGTTCTTGCCAGTCACCGCGTTATTCCGCACCCGTACAAACGGTTCGCCACGCTCGGAAAGGTCCTTGGGAGGAGTGCCCATGAAAATCGTTACCGGATCGCCAGAAGGGGCCGCCGAAATCGTCGGCTTCAGAGCCTCCTGCTCATCCTCTTCATACTCCTGAGCCTCATCGATAACCAAGACGTCGAAGGAGCTACCACGGCCGGCGCCGCCCGTGCGGGCGCCGAGCTCGATCATGCCGCCATTGTCCAGAACGATGGCTTCCTGCCCGTTGGTCTTGCGGATCTCAATGACCATGGCATTCAGCTCAGGGAATCGGGCGTTCGGGTCATTGACCTTTTGACCAAAGAAATGAAGCAGGCGCTTGAACGCCTTCCGCGCCGAGGTGAGCAGGTGCGAGGTATGCAAGACCTTGAGGCCCAACTGCACCAGCAGGTACAGCTCGACAGCCTCCAGGCTGCCATTCTTGCCGTTCTGCCGCGGCACTGAAACGCCCCACGTGCCAGCACACCAGCGGCCCGTCGTTGTGGTCCGCAGCCACGCGCGCACAACCTGCGCCTGCCACTCGTCAAGGATCAGGCCGTAACCTGCGGCGAGGTCGATCGCGGCCTCAGCATGATCGCACGAATACCCGCGAGGAGTCGGAGCGATGTAGAAGCGGGCGTCCTGCGAACCCTTCAACGGACACCACCACCAGTCAGGCCTTCTTCAACCCCCGCGCCTTGATTCGATCAAGCGGGGTGACATTCGTCGGCATCGGCACATTGGCCGGCTTCGCGGCAGCGTCAGCCGGGGCAAGCTTCGAAAGGATCGTGGAAAATGCGATCGCCTGCTGGCGGGCCTCAGAAAATACGTTCTGGAACTTCACCTCGACGTTGTACTCGCCGTCCTCACCGGACTCCATGTCCAGCCGGAACTGCATGAGGTTCAGGACGCCCTTGCCCTGAATGATGTTGTCGAGCTCGTCCAAACGGTCAGCCAGCCGGGCAGCCTCAAGCACAAGCGCATTCCGCGGAACATCTTGAGTGGCCATCGCCTCCCAGATCGACAAGCCACGCTCACCAAGACCAGCAGGAACATCCACGGCGGACCTCCTAGAAGTTTGGGGCCGCGCCATCCACGAGAGCATTTTGAATGGGGTCAAAATGCCCTACAAGCAAACGGCGCGGCGGCTACAAAGGCGGCCGAGGGAGGCCCGCCGGCCCCACGAGCCAGCTCGGGGGGATATTTTCGCTAATGCCTGGGGGAGCGAGCGGGAGGCCCCGGGGAGGGGCCTTCCCCCTACCCCCGTTATGGGGTTCTGGGATGCCTGTTTTCGTACACGCGGGAATGCGCTTTTCACCAGCGGCGGCTGGTTTTGAGTGGTTTGGCTGCGAGGACGGTTGATGCTTTGGGTGCCATGCGATTGCCTTTTGATTGATTGCATCTGCGGCAACACACAATGCAGTTGTCGATGGTGTCTCGACCACCTTTGGAGTGGGGGATGACGTGGTCTGCTTCGGCACTGTTCGGCTTGAGCCCGACGTCGTAGTCGAGGGTGGTGCCGCAGTAGGGACAGCGTGTTTGGCCGTTTGCTCTGGCCGTCTTCTTGGCTTGGCGTGAGACTCGCTTCCATGTGGCCGTGCCAGTGCGTGATGTCGCCATATCCGTCCCCCAAAGGTGCTTTGGCTTGCGGGTCGCGACCTCCGTCTTTCCACGGTCATCAGTGCCCCGACAAATGTCAGTCCTTGTAGGTAGGTTTGGATTCGAGTGGCTGCATCCGGCAGACCACCACCACCTAGAGAAAGGCGCCTGCCAATGGCGACGCACGCTGAAATCGTTGAGGCTGATCGGGAAGCGCGGGCAGCGATCCTCAGGTCGATTAAGGACCTGAGTGGAAAGCCGCAGTCACCGGGAACAATCCAGACCCTCGCGGAGGCCTACAACAAGGTCGTATCTGTCCCGGCACTTGAGGACGCATACAACATCGCTGATTCCGTAGGTTAGCGTTGGTGCCAGGCCCCGGCGTGGTGCACCGTGCCGGGGTCCGGCGTTGCTGCGATCTCACCCAGTCGGCAGCTCTGGGGTGCTTGTCTCTGGTTGTGCTTCCGGTTTGCCTGAGACGGTGGCCGGCTGGGGTTGCCTTGGCTTGCGGGTCGCGGAGACGAATGTAGATTTGCTCGCCGACGTTCCAAGGTCTTGATCCCCTGTCTAATTCCGCCGGCCCACTCTTGGGGCAGGGCATCACATGTTCTGAGGGGAAGTCGACAGCGCTGTTACGGGCGCCTCCCGGATGGTGGGTCATCAGCCTTTTGTGTGGTCCCGCAGGATGCAAGCGCATGGGGGCGCCTTTGGTGCATCCTTCGTTGGTTCGTGTTCCTGACGTTGACGGGGGTCCACACGTTGGCACTGTCGGGTCATTTACCAGTGCCAGTGGGCTGCCCGGGACTCGAACCCGGGCGCATATGCCGTCATCTCTAGATGATTCATTCAGCCCTCCCGCCGTTCATGTCCGGCGGGCTATTCAGGTGAAAGACCGGTGTTGGTGCCACTTCACATGGCGCGCCTCCTGATGTGGAAGTTTCCGGGCACGAAAAAAGCCGGTCGCTTGTGCGATCCGGCTTGATGTTGGGTACGTCAAATACCCCTCAGTGAGACACTTTAACACAATCGTGCGGCTTCATGGGCGACTTTCTGCCCTGCGCGTTTCGTACCAGATGTCGAGTACTTCGTGCGGGTGATAGGTCGGCGTCGGGAGTCGGCTGACTGCTTTGAGCTTGCCGCGGTGAGCCCAGTTCCGAATGTCCTTTCCGGTGAGGACGATCTGCGCGTTTTGACGTAGCCAGGGCACGAGCTGCCGGGTTGGCATGGGTGGCGCAATGCCTTTGATGCGCTCGCGGTTGGCTGCATGGTTGACGGGCGGTTCTTCCGGTCCGCTGACGAGCAGCTCAGCTTTGGTTACCCAGTCCGCGATGAGCCATGCGATGCCGGCCAGCCGGACGTCGTGAGCGTAGTCTTGCGCTCGCCTTGAGACAGTCTTGAGGTTCTCTTGCAGTTGCAGTGCGTCGAGGTTAATCGGTGCCGCACTGCCCGGCTTCCCTCCGGCGTTCCATCCGCCGCCTGCTGGCCGAACCATGTCCAGTTTTGCGATGGTGACGCCGAGCGCGGCGATGAGGACGGGCACCTTGTCGAGCCAGGCTTGCAGGTCGCGGATGCATTGGTCGCAGAGGTACAGGTGGGTTTGGTTTTGGCAATCGTGCGTGGTGCACTCATTGCTCATCGGGCGCCTCCTGCTTCGAGCTTCTGGATTTGCTGCCGGAACCCGGCCGTGACTTTTACAGGGGTCCGCGGGTCGATGTTGTGGTTGAGCGCGTCTTGAGCGAAGGCGAAGACGTCGCCGAGGGTCATTCCGGCTTTCTTGTCTTCGGCGACACGTTCGATCTTGATCTGGTTGCTCATGGCTGCTCCTGGGTGATGGTGATGTCGAGTCCGCTGAGGCTTTCGGCCCAGACTTTGCGGATGTTCCAGTGGACGATTCGGGCGTCGTCCTTGATGACTTTGGATTTGGTGAGGGCGTCGCCGACGGCTCTTTGGAGCTTGTCGAGATCCGGGGTGCCGGCTGGGTGATCCGCGTACTTGGTTGTGCGTGGTTTGGGTAGCCGGATCTCGCCGGTGATGGACACGGGGCCGTCGATGGTCGGCCAGTGCATCCCGGCGGCGGCTCGTGCTGCTCCTTCGACGGCGGCGCGCCAGGCGGGCAGCTTGTCGTCCATTTCGACCATGACGATCTTCCGGCCCCGCTTGAACGCTTTCTTGCTGCCTTGGCTGGCAGGGTGGCCGTAGGCAACTACACGGAGCGAGGTCATCGGCCGCCCCACTTCCTGCGATCGTGCAGCAGCGTCGGATCGTGCGGGCGATTCTGCGGCGTCGATAGAGCATCGGCCAGTGGCTTGAACGCTGATGCGATCGTCTCCACGAATGTCATTCCGAGCTCCGTGATCGCGTTAGCGAAGAAGGTTACCGACTCAGTTAGAGGCTTCGAGGCGTGCTCGAAGCTGCGTTCGTGCCGATGGCACGCCTCAATGGCCCTGAACTGGTCAGCACTGATCGGAGAGGTGTAGTCGCATGAGCGGCATTCATATGTCCAGCGGGCTTTGCCGAGTTTGCGGATCATGGTTGCTCCTGTTCGGGATCGGCGAGGGTGAGTTCGTGCGGGCCTAACCAGAGCGGTGTGACCTTGCTGAGACCCGTGACGCGGTATGGCAGGCCTTCGACGTCTGACTTGTCGATGGTGGTGATGCGGCCGACTTGGTCGAAGTAGCCGTTCCGTGGGTCGGTCACTCGGACGTGATCGCCAAGCTTGAACTTGGTCACTGCTTGCCTCCCTGCAAGTCGATTTCTGGGATCAGGCCTTCGGGCTTGAGGATGATGCGGGTGTGGTATACCGAAACGTCGATCCCGTCCATCTGCGTGGCGACGTAGAAGGTGTTGTCGCTGAGCCCGACGTAGTGCTTGCGGTAGTCGTTCGGACCTTGGCGACAGGTCACGACGAGCTTGCGGTCCTGTGGGTCGATGGAGCATCGGCCCTCGACGTAGAACTCGTATTTGCCGGTGATGCCATTGACGCCGACGATCTTGCGTTGAACTTCGAACTGGTCGGCGGCTTTGGACAGGTTGTCGCTGGCTGTCTTGGCGTCCGAGTCGCACGCTGCGGCGGACAGCAGGACGGCCAGGCTCAGCGCTGCGGCGATGATTGCGGGCTTCTTGCGGATCTTGATGCTCATGCTTTGTCTCCTTGAATGACTGAAGCCGCCCCGGTTGGGACGGCTTCGTGATCTTCGTCTTCTGGTGTGTGGTGTTGGCCGATGCGGTCGCGTGGGCGGATCCCGGCTTTGACGTCCGCCCAGCAGGATCTGCAGGTGTGGGCGTCTTGGCCAATGTGGTCTTCGCACGGCGGCGGCTTGGGCAGCTGGCGACGGGCGGCTTCCGGCCAGTGCGGGCCCGGATGGAATATCGGCGCGGGCGTCTTGCATGTCGATTCCATGGCCTTGGTCGTTGCGGCGATGGTCAGGGCGCCCAGGCTAGGGACGTCGCGGTGCTTGTCGATGAGTGACACCAGCGAGGCGACGGGCCAGTCTGGTCGGATCTCGTGGAGCAGGTAGGCGACGGCCCGCTTTTGCTGGTCTGTGATGATCAAATTGGGATTCCTTTCAAGCCAAAACGTCGCCTGACTTTCGCCGCTGGTTGCTGCCGTTTTCTGGGCTCTGGTGAGTTAAGAAACAGACTTGGTTGGCACTTTTAGGTGTAGGTGTGAAGGTGTAGGTGTTAGGTGCAGGTGTTACCGATGCCTTTCATGAAGGCATCCACAAACCCTTTTTGAACCTCCGATGAAACCCTTTTTGGAAGGGTTTCCCGAACCCTTTACCGATGGGTTTATGCAGCCTCGCCGGATACCATTTCGCGGGGGTTTATGGACCGTCCCGCCATCGCATCCTTGAGCGCTCCCCAGCTGGTCCATTCCGGGTTCTCGGTCTTCAACCGGTGGAGCTCATGGACGACGACGCCGCGTATCTTGCGGGACGACACGGAGGCGTAGGCCTTCGCGACGGCGGCGCCCATGTTCCGTTGCTTCAGTAGTCCGTCGCTGCGCATGAACGAGCGGACGAGGACTTCTTCGGTGTCCTCGTCCGTCACGATGTAGACCTGATCGATGAGCTCCTG
This genomic interval from Arthrobacter sp. FW306-2-2C-D06B contains the following:
- a CDS encoding HNH endonuclease, with the translated sequence MATSRTGTATWKRVSRQAKKTARANGQTRCPYCGTTLDYDVGLKPNSAEADHVIPHSKGGRDTIDNCIVCCRRCNQSKGNRMAPKASTVLAAKPLKTSRRW
- a CDS encoding beta-sandwich lipoprotein — encoded protein: MSIKIRKKPAIIAAALSLAVLLSAAACDSDAKTASDNLSKAADQFEVQRKIVGVNGITGKYEFYVEGRCSIDPQDRKLVVTCRQGPNDYRKHYVGLSDNTFYVATQMDGIDVSVYHTRIILKPEGLIPEIDLQGGKQ
- a CDS encoding RusA family crossover junction endodeoxyribonuclease; protein product: MTSLRVVAYGHPASQGSKKAFKRGRKIVMVEMDDKLPAWRAAVEGAARAAAGMHWPTIDGPVSITGEIRLPKPRTTKYADHPAGTPDLDKLQRAVGDALTKSKVIKDDARIVHWNIRKVWAESLSGLDITITQEQP